CCCGTGGTGGCGAACAGTGGTGTGGCCACCGCTGGCGCCACGGACGGGACCGAGGACCTAGGAGGGCGGGAGGTGGACGGGCCGCTCTCGCTGCTCGAGGGCCACGAGCAGGTGGTGTACACCTCCAACGAGGACGCGGGCCTGCGCTGCATCATCGCGATCCACTCCACGGCGCTCGGACCGTCGCTGGGCGGAACGCGGTTCTTTCCGTACCCGGACGAGGAGGCGGCGCTGGTCGACGTGCTGCGGCTCAGCCAGGCGATGACGTACAAGGCGGCCTGCGCGGGCCTGACCCTCGGCGGGGGGAAAGCAGCCATCATCGGCGACCCGGAGACCGATAAGACCGAGCCGCTGCTGCGGGCCTACGGCCGCGCGATCGAGTCGCTCAACGGCCGCTACATCACCGCCTGCGACGTCGGCACGTACCCGGACGACATGGCGGTCGTCGCCGAAGAGACCCGGTGGGCGACGGGGATGGATCGCGCCCACGGCGGGTCCGGAGACAGCGGCGTCACCACCGCCTACGGCGTCTTCGTCGCGGCCAGAGCGGTTGCGGAGCACCTGTGGGGCTCGGATCAGCTCGATGGGCGCCACGTCGCCATCCAGGGGCTCGGGAAGGTCGGCGGACGTCTGGCTCAGTACCTGGCCGACGCCGGGGCGAAGCTGACCGTCGCCGACATCGACGCCGACGCGGTCGACCGCGTGGTTGCGCGCACCGGGGCGGAGGTGGTCGATCCGGTCGACATCCTGGAGGTGGACGCCGACATCCTCTCCCCCAACGCGCTCGGCGCGGTGTTGAGCGAGCAGACCATCGACCGACTCCAGGTGGCCGCGATCTGCGGTGGGGCGAACAACCAGCTCGCGACCGTCGAGGACGCCGGGCGCCTCCAGGAGCGCGGCATCCTCTACGCCCCCGACTACGTGGTGAACGCCGGTGGACTGATCCAGGTCTCCGATGAGCTACAGCCCGGCGGGTACTCGGAGGAGCGCACCCTCCGCTGCGCCGACCGGATCGGCCAGACCCTGCGTGACATCTTCGACCTCGCCCGCGAACTGGACGTCACCACCGAGTTGGCGGCCGAGCGCGTCGCCGAACGGCGCATCGCCTCGGTCGGTCGCCTGCGCACCTTCTACCTCCGCAGCCGGAGACGGTGACGCCAGACCGTTCTGCTGCACGCGTGTCACGTGATGGCGATCCCGCCGGCCGGTCTGACCTGGCCCACGACCCAGGCGGGCACGCCGCGCCCCGCCAGCAAGTTGACCGCGTCGTTGGCCGCCGATGGGGCCACCACCGCCACCATCCCGATGCCCTGGTTGAACGTCGCCCACATCTCCTGGTCGGGGATGCGCCCCAGACGCTGGACGACGCCGAACACGGCGGGTCGCTCCCACGTCGAGGTGTCGATCCGGGCGCCGAGGCCCTCGGGCAGGATGCGGGCGAGGTTGCCGGCCAGGCCCCCTCCGGTGATGTGGCAGAACGTCCGCACGGGCAGCGCCGCGGCCAACGCCAGACAGTCCCGCGCGTAGATGCGTGTCGGGGTGAGCAGCTCCTGGCCGAGCGCCCGCGGCAGGCCGTGGCTGGCCGACAGATCGACGTCCGCGACCGCTCGTCTGACCAGGCTGTAGCCGTTGGCGTGCAGCCCGCTGGCTGCCATGGCGATCAGTGCGTCGCCGACCTCGACGCGGTGGGGGCCCAGCAGGTCGGCGCGCTCGACGATCCCGACACCGAAGCCCGACAGGTCGAAGGCGTCGTCGTCCATGCTGCCCGGATGCTCGGCCGTCTCGCCGCCGACCAGAGCACACCCCGCGACGCGGCAGCCCTCGGCGACGCCGGCCACGATCCGCTCGACACGGTCGGGATCCAGGCGACCGACCGCCAGGTAGTCGAGGAGGAACAGCGGTTCGGCGCCGGTCACCACCAGGTCGTCGGCCACCATGGCGACCAGGTCCTGTCCGACCGTTTCGAGGACGTCGAGCTGGCGCGCCA
This region of Actinomycetota bacterium genomic DNA includes:
- a CDS encoding valine dehydrogenase, translating into MDGPLSLLEGHEQVVYTSNEDAGLRCIIAIHSTALGPSLGGTRFFPYPDEEAALVDVLRLSQAMTYKAACAGLTLGGGKAAIIGDPETDKTEPLLRAYGRAIESLNGRYITACDVGTYPDDMAVVAEETRWATGMDRAHGGSGDSGVTTAYGVFVAARAVAEHLWGSDQLDGRHVAIQGLGKVGGRLAQYLADAGAKLTVADIDADAVDRVVARTGAEVVDPVDILEVDADILSPNALGAVLSEQTIDRLQVAAICGGANNQLATVEDAGRLQERGILYAPDYVVNAGGLIQVSDELQPGGYSEERTLRCADRIGQTLRDIFDLARELDVTTELAAERVAERRIASVGRLRTFYLRSRRR
- the purM gene encoding phosphoribosylformylglycinamidine cyclo-ligase; the encoded protein is MASDDPLSYAAAGVDLAAADAAVERLGPLLDNARRPEVLGGIGGFAGLFALDARRWREPVLASSADGVGTKVELARQLDVLETVGQDLVAMVADDLVVTGAEPLFLLDYLAVGRLDPDRVERIVAGVAEGCRVAGCALVGGETAEHPGSMDDDAFDLSGFGVGIVERADLLGPHRVEVGDALIAMAASGLHANGYSLVRRAVADVDLSASHGLPRALGQELLTPTRIYARDCLALAAALPVRTFCHITGGGLAGNLARILPEGLGARIDTSTWERPAVFGVVQRLGRIPDQEMWATFNQGIGMVAVVAPSAANDAVNLLAGRGVPAWVVGQVRPAGGIAIT